From Aegilops tauschii subsp. strangulata cultivar AL8/78 chromosome 5, Aet v6.0, whole genome shotgun sequence:
CcaccctctccttcctccccgcGCACGCGCAGCCCCTCTTCCCCCTTCACCCCCGCCGTCTCCGCCATCTAGGCGCCGCGCCGACCACTCCCAAACCCCTCACACTCGCCGTCCGGTGCGCCGCGAaggcggcggcgtcgccggcgccggcgaggcCCATCCCGCCGCCGAAGCTGGTCCGCTGCCCGGCGCTGGACCGgcaggcggcgcgcgcgagccGGCTCCGCTTCGCCCGCAAGCTCCTCACCCTGCTCCTCTCCAAGCCGCGCGGCTTCCTcccgctccgcgtcctcctccgctgccgccgcttcctcggcctcccgcgccgccgcccgctcgtCCCCTTCGTGCTCCGCTACCCGACCCTCTTCCGCCTCTTCCAGGCGCCCATCTCCCGCCCGCTCTCGCCCTCCCTCTCCACCCTCGCCGTCGCGCTCACCCCCGCCGCCCATGCGCTCGCCGCCGACCTCGCCGCCCTGCGCGGGGCCGAGCTCGCGCCGGGCCTCGCGGACAAGGTGCACCGCCTCCTCCTCATGACCCCCCGGCGCAGCCTCCTGGTGTCGAAGCTCGCGCACATCGCGCCCGACCTCGGCCTCGCCATGGACTTCCGCGCCACGCTCTGCCCCCGCCACCCGGACGTCTTCACCTTCGCGAACACCTCCCACGGCCACGCGCTCCAGCTGGtcgacccgccgccgccgcccccttcacCCCTCCCCCCGCCGCTCCGCCCCGCCGTGCGGCCCGACCGCCTCATCGACCGGCCGCGGAGGTTCCCGCACCTCCCGCTCCGCCGTGGGCTCAACCTCCGCCGCGCGCACCGGGACTACCTCCTGCGATTCCACAGCCTGCCCGAGGCCTCCCCGTTCGAGCCGCTGGAGGAGGGCGCGAGCGCGGAGATGGCGGAGCGGCGGGCGTGCGCGGTGGTGCGGGAGGTGCTGGCGATGACGGTGGAGAAGCGGACGCTGGTGGACCATCTCACGCACTTCCGCAGGGACTTCGGGCTGCCCAACCGGCTGCGCGCGCTGCTGGTGCGCCACCCGGAGCTGTTCTACGTGAGCATCAAGGGCGTCCGGCATTCGGCGTTCCTGGTGGAGGCGTTCGACGACGATGGAAGGCTTCTAGTGGAGGATGGCATGCTGGTTGGGAGGGACCGGTTGGAGGAGCTTGTCCGTGAGGGCAAGAAGATCAGAAGGGCTCAAAAGAAGGGTGTTTTTCCGGTTGATGGCGATAGTGATGAGGAGGATGAGGAAGATGATAATGTTGCAGAGGGTTCGTCGGAGGTGGATGGTGAATTTGGTGACCTGTTTGAAGAGGAAAGTGTCACCGGGGAAGACTGGAATGAGGTGGGTGATGGAGGCGGGATCGAGGGGGACGACGACGAAGATGATCCTGAATCggatgccatggaggagttttgggTGAAGAAGGCTGCGGAGGAAGGGCTGGTTGACAGTGGCACCGAGCATGATGTTTGGTGAGGAGTGTCGAGATGCTAGGATTATTGCCCACGCTGTTAACGAGGACCACAAATTGCTCAAATGCATTCCTCTCAGCCATCTTCAGTAGCCCGAAGCTGTAGTACATAACTTGGAAGCTTCGATATTGAAGGTGAGGGTGAAGGGTATGTTCTTGTTACTT
This genomic window contains:
- the LOC109753820 gene encoding protein WHAT'S THIS FACTOR 1, chloroplastic, which produces MAPSTLSFLPAHAQPLFPLHPRRLRHLGAAPTTPKPLTLAVRCAAKAAASPAPARPIPPPKLVRCPALDRQAARASRLRFARKLLTLLLSKPRGFLPLRVLLRCRRFLGLPRRRPLVPFVLRYPTLFRLFQAPISRPLSPSLSTLAVALTPAAHALAADLAALRGAELAPGLADKVHRLLLMTPRRSLLVSKLAHIAPDLGLAMDFRATLCPRHPDVFTFANTSHGHALQLVDPPPPPPSPLPPPLRPAVRPDRLIDRPRRFPHLPLRRGLNLRRAHRDYLLRFHSLPEASPFEPLEEGASAEMAERRACAVVREVLAMTVEKRTLVDHLTHFRRDFGLPNRLRALLVRHPELFYVSIKGVRHSAFLVEAFDDDGRLLVEDGMLVGRDRLEELVREGKKIRRAQKKGVFPVDGDSDEEDEEDDNVAEGSSEVDGEFGDLFEEESVTGEDWNEVGDGGGIEGDDDEDDPESDAMEEFWVKKAAEEGLVDSGTEHDVW